Proteins encoded within one genomic window of Rhododendron vialii isolate Sample 1 chromosome 1a, ASM3025357v1:
- the LOC131318544 gene encoding protein NUCLEAR FUSION DEFECTIVE 4-like has protein sequence MALQWLILVGAIWLQSINGTNSNFPAYSSEFKRLLSLSQLQLNNLAFASDAGKLLGFISGVTASHLPLWLVLLIGSVLGLVGYGVQYLFLSDHIPSLSYGPVFLLTVLSGNSICWINTVCYMITISTFPFDRHVAVGLTTSYIGLSAEIYTDLVSVFFQSSPSSSSPTETAKAYLLLNSVSPLVVCVFCAPIVRCANNGVSRRLEGGFVVMFVITIGTGVFAVISSFGKIARGLPPFVVVIGMGVFLLAPLAVPLVENVMERFQKKCWLRRQGRIYDVGQVEGGGGGGERAEEGRKEAEESGGGESCEVVEEVRVTERAEEGREEVVQVEESGGGGERFEAGVEEVGAKEMVKRVEFWLYFLVYLCGATLGLVYLNNLGQIAESRGFRRTSSLVSLSSSFGFFGRLLPSLLAYNFSRSKCMASTPASIATIMAPMSASFFLLLIKTTLSLYVSTAVIGLCTGAITSIAVSTTTELFGAKNFSVNHNIVVANIPIGSFVFGNAAALLYRSKINTEDGRCMGTECYQTTFVIWGFLCMFGSFLSIILYVRTKKMYAQRL, from the exons atggCTCTTCAATGGCTAATCTTAGTCGGTGCAATTTGGCTCCAATCCATCAACGGCACAAACTCAAACTTCCCGGCCTACTCCTCCGAATTCAAGcgcctcctctccctctcccaacTCCAACTCAACAACCTTGCCTTCGCCTCCGACGCCGGAAAGCTCCTCGGCTTCATCTCCGGCGTCACCGCCTCCCACCTCCCCCTCTGGCTGGTCCTCCTCATCGGCTCCGTCCTCGGCCTAGTCGGGTACGGCGTCCAGTACCTGTTCCTATCTGACCACATCCCTTCCCTCTCCTACGGCCCCGTCTTTCTGCTAACCGTCTTGTCCGGAAACAGCATCTGTTGGATCAACACCGTCTGTTACATGATAACCATAAGCACCTTCCCCTTCGACCGCCACGTGGCCGTGGGGTTGACCACTAGCTACATAGGGTTGAGTGCTGAAATCTATACGGATTTGGTCAGTGTTTTTTTCcaatcttctccttcttcttcttcccctacCGAAACGGCCAAAGCTTACCTCTTGTTGAACTCTGTATCTCCTCTAGTCGTGTGTGTTTTCTGTGCACCGATCGTCCGGTGCGCAAATAATGGGGTGTCTAGAAGATTGGAAGGTGGGTTTGTCGTGATGTTTGTCATAACCATAGGGACTGGAGTTTTCGCAGTGATTTCGAGTTTCGGTAAAATAGCAAGAGGGTTGCCACCGTTTGTGGTTGTGATTGGAATGGGGGTGTTTCTTTTGGCACCGCTAGCGGTGCCTTTGGTTGAAAACGTAATGGAGAGGTTTCAGAAGAAATGTTGGTTGAGGAGACAGGGGAGGATTTATGATGTGGGTCAGGTGgaaggcggcggcggcggcggagagaGGGCGGAGGAGGGGCGGAAGGAGGCGGAGgaaagtggtggtggagagagttgtgaggtggtggaggaggtCAGGGTGACGGAGAGGGCGGAGGAGGGGCGGGAGGAGGTGGTCCAGGTGGaggagagtggtggtggtggagagaggTTTGAGGCGGGGGTGGAGGAGGTTGGGGCGAAGGAGATGGTGAAGAGGGTGGAGTTTTGGTTGTATTTTTTGGTTTACTTGTGTGGTGCAACACTTGGACTGGTTTATTTGAATAATTTGGGTCAAATAGCAGAGTCTCGAGGGTTCCGGAGGACTTCTTCATTGGTCTCCTTGTCTTCTTCGTTTGGGTTCTTTGGCCGTCTATTGCCATCTCTTTTGGCCTACAATTTCTcaag GAGTAAATGCATGGCTTCAACACCAGCATCCATAGCAACAATAATGGCCCCGATGTCGGCATCCTTCTTCTTACTCCTCATCAAAACCACCCTCTCCCTCTACGTAAGCACGGCTGTCATCGGCCTGTGCACCGGAGCCATCACTTCCATCGCCGTCTCCACCACCACCGAGCTCTTCGGTGCCAAGAACTTCAGCGTCAACCACAACATCGTCGTCGCAAACATCCCGATCGGATCGTTCGTTTTCGGGAACGCCGCGGCCCTCTTGTACCGCAGCAAGATTAACACGGAGGACGGAAGGTGCATGGGGACCGAATGCTATCAAACGACGTTTGTGATCTGGGGATTTCTTTGTATGTTTGGGAGTTTTTTGTCTATAATTCTTTAtgtaagaacaaagaaaatgtaTGCACAGAGATTATAG